The Bombus pyrosoma isolate SC7728 linkage group LG3, ASM1482585v1, whole genome shotgun sequence genome has a segment encoding these proteins:
- the LOC122577936 gene encoding adenylate kinase 8, whose product MALANVLHEELGVHPLTLKDLRRACPQHNDDCQCEESEDLAYAMKKILQRGTFHESGWLLVDLPRTKREAQIFQRTGIIPTHVIQLIVSDDNENWGNICTDAFACRETCNPTDTEKNIKNRRYLKNCRGLLEAYRHCLIAVEVGIRSIDELGKDCAKLAKTRKHCGAPSLFRIALIGFRGSGCTTLAKYLAERFNLVHIDYDYIAEQARLQQNPLGEMLRLFEYKWGERPKPEIRIQIVEKHISGYECLKRGWVLTGYPKTVEDFKLLDLNPTPPNRVIFVEASGDICRERLLNRRYNIVTGSKHILSTANYAVNDDCKLGVHPRDFRLIVERDLQEYEENVIGMMQYAGESAIKIDGNEEERIVREKVEASIMRPVPPWYSRVPRPSPVIDPMSNEFDPDDEPDSSVFDNIRAPEPTYTFI is encoded by the exons ATGGCCTTAGCTAATGTTCTACACGAAGAATTGGGTGTACATCCTTTAACCTTGAAAGATCTTCGTAGAGCTTGCCCTCAGCATAAT GATGATTGTCAGTGCGAGGAATCGGAAGATCTTGCATATgcaatgaagaaaattttacaacgcGGAACTTTTCATGAAAGTGGATGGCTATTAGTTG ACCTACCAAGAACGAAGAGAGAGGCACAAATATTCCAGCGTACCGGAATAATACCGACGCATGTGATACAACTTATAGTTTCAGATGACAATG AAAACTGGGGAAATATTTGCACAGATGCATTCGCTTGCCGTGAAACATGCAATCCTACAGAcacagagaaaaatataaaaaatcgtCGTTACTTGAAAAATTGTCGGGGCTTATTGGAAGCGTACAGGCATTGTTTAATA GCAGTTGAGGTAGGTATCAGGTCCATCGACGAACTTGGGAAAGATTGTGCAAAACTGGCAAAAACAAGGAAACATTGTGGAGCACCGTCGCTTTTTCGCATTGCGCTTATTGGATTCAGGGGATCTGGTTGCACTACATTAGCAAAATATTTGGCCGAACGATTCAATCTTGTTCATA TTGATTACGATTATATCGCAGAACAGGCGCGCTTACAACAGAATCCTTTGGGAGAAATGCTTCGATTGTTCGAGTACAAATGGGGAGAAAGACCCAAGCCTGAAATTAGGATTCAAATCGTCGAa aaacaCATATCCGGGTATGAGTGTTTGAAAAGGGGTTGGGTTTTAACTGGATATCCAAAAACTGTAGAAGATTTTAAACTATTAGATTTGAATCCTACGCCTCCAAATAG agtAATATTTGTGGAAGCGAGTGGTGATATTTGCAGAGAAAGGCTGCTTAATCGTAGATACAATATTGTCACTGGAAGCAAGCACATTTTGTCGACAGCGAATTACGCCGTTAACGATGATTGCAAATTAGGTGTACATCCCAGAGATTTCAGACTAATCGTAGAACGAGAT CTTCAAGAGTACGAAGAGAATGTGATCGGCATGATGCAGTATGCAGGTGAATCCGCGATAAAAATCGAtggaaacgaggaagaaaggaTCGTCCGAGAAAAGGTAGAAGCAAGTATAATGCGTCCAGTTCCACCCTGGTATTCGAGGGTGCCAAGACCATCGCCTGTGATCGATCCCATGAGCAACGAATTTGACCCGGATGACGAGCCCGACTCCAGCGTGTTTGATAATATACGTGCCCCCGAGCCGACGTATACTTTTATCTAA
- the LOC122577937 gene encoding homeobox protein MSX-2 isoform X1, giving the protein MQEHKSFLIRDLLGDVLSERVHEDSEDDSAVHSDSEDTIDPGSSPCTRLESPPPALSPSPAPATSGKSCGTTSGPPSGRKPRRRRTAFTHAQLAYLERKFRCQKYLSVADRSDVADALSLSETQVKTWYQNRRTKWKRQNQLRLEQLRHQATVEKELLVRGVGLHHGSIDAYCPPYNAQTQTQSHPPPPPPPPAPSTASTAAFLSTAAALFRNVTYVHGCPL; this is encoded by the exons ATGCAGGAGCACAAGTCGTTTCTTATAAGGGATCTTCTGGGGGATGTTCTGTCCGAGCGGGTGCACG aaGACTCGGAGGACGATTCTGCCGTACATTCCGATTCCGAGGACACGATCGACCCAGGAAGTAGCCCTTGCACTCGACTGGAGAGCCCGCCGCCGGCTCTGTCGCCATCGCCGGCACCAGCGACTTCCGGCAAGTCTTGCGGCACGACGAGCGGTCCTCCAAGCGGCAGAAAACCCAGAAGAAGACGAACGGCATTCACCCACGCTCAACTCGCTTATCTGGAACGAAAATTTCGCTGTCAAAAGTATCTGAGCGTGGCGGATCGCAGCGACGTCGCCGACGCGTTGTCACTGTCCGAGACGCAAGTGAAAACCTGGTACCAGAACAGAAG AACGAAATGGAAGCGACAGAACCAACTGCGACTGGAACAACTTCGACATCAAGCTACGGTGGAAAAGGAGCTGCTCGTGCGAGGAGTAGGACTCCATCATGGCAGCATAGACGCTTATTGTCCACCTTACAACGCTCAGACCCAAACGCAGAGTCATCCGCCtccaccgccaccgccgccggCGCCGTCCACCGCTTCCACGGCCGCGTTTCTCTCCACGGCCGCAGCCCTCTTCCGAAATGTCACTTACGTTCACGGATGTCCCCTTTAA
- the LOC122577935 gene encoding ATP-binding cassette sub-family F member 1: MSTDKNISDVAKKISDMEMEETGKKLTHKEKKKLKKQQEYEKTMEMLTKTGGQGHSELETNFTVSQTQSQQRGNQQLENAVDIKVENFSIAAKGKELFTNASLLIAQGRRYGLVGPNGHGKTTLLRHIAKRAFAIPPNIDVLYCEQEVIADDTPAVEVVLNADIKCKELMTECKKLEELVEQGDTSVQNRLQEVYEELKIIGADSAEPRARRILAGLGFSRAMQDRATKNFSGGWRMRVSLARALFLEPTLLLLDEPTNHLDLNAVIWLDNYLQAWKKTLLIVSHDQSFLDNVCTDIIHLDQQKLFYYKGNYSMFKKMYEQKKKEMIKAYEKQEKRLKDLKASGQSKKQAEKKQKEALTRKQEKNRTKMQKQEDDNAPAELLQKPRDYIVKFSFPDPPPLQPPILGLHNVTFHYEGQKSLFIDVDFGIDLSSRIAIVGPNGVGKSTFLKLLTADLQPVKGELIRNHRLRIGKFDQHSGEHLTAEETPSEYLMRLFDLPYEKARKQLGTFGLSSHAHTIKMKDLSGGQKARVALAELCLNAPDVVILDEPTNNLDIESIDALADAINDYKGGVIIVSHDERLIRDTECCLYVIENQQINEIDGDFDDYRKELLESLGEVINNPSIAANAAVLQ, encoded by the exons ATGTCAACCGATAAAAACATATCAGATGTCGCGAAAAAGATATCCGATATGGAGATGGAAGAAACAGGGAAGAAGCTAACgcataaagaaaagaaaaaattgaaaaagcaaCAGGAATATGAAAAAACGATGGAAATGTTAACGAAGACCGGTGGTCAGGGTCATAGCGAACTTGAAACTAATTTCACTGTTTCTCAGACTCAAAGTCAACAGCGTGGTAATCAACAATTAGAAAATGCCGTTGATATTAAGGTTGAAAATTTTAGTATTGCTGCAAAgggaaaagaattatttaccAATGCCAGCTTGTTAATTGCACAAGGCAGGCGTTATGGTTTGGTAGGACCAAATGG tcATGGAAAAACTACCTTACTTCGTCATATAGCAAAGCGGGCTTTTGCTATTCCGCCCAACATTGATGTTTTATACTGTGAGCAGGAAGTTATTGCTGATGATACGCCAGCTGTGGAAGTAGTACTTAATGCGGATATAAAGTGTAAAGAATTAATGACAGAGtgtaaaaaattagaagaacTGGTAGAACAAGGAGATACCTCTGTTCAAAACAGATTACAGGAG gtttatgaagaattaaaaattattgggGCAGATTCTGCAGAACCACGAGCTAGAAGAATTCTTGCTGGTCTGGGATTTAGCCGTGCCATGCAAGATCGTGCGACAAAAAATTTTTCTGGTGGCTGGCGTATGCGTGTTTCTCTTGCTAGAGCTCTTTTCTTAGAACCAACGTTACTGTTGCTCGATGAACCGACTAATCATTTAGATTTAAACGCTGTTATTTGGTTGGACAATTATCTTCAAGCTTGGAAAAAAACGTTACTTATTGTTTCCCATGACCAGAGTTTCTTAGATAATGTGTGTACAGATATAATTCATTTAGATCAACAAAAATTGTTCTATTATAAGGGAAATTATAGTATGTTCAAGAAAATGTATgagcaaaagaagaaagaaatgattaaaGCATatgagaaacaagaaaaacgaCTTAAGGATCTGAAAGCGTCTGGTCAAAGTAAAAAACAAGctgaaaagaaacagaaagaagcCTTAACTAGAAAGCAGGAGAAGAACAGGACGAAAATGCAAAAGCAAGAAGATGATAATGCACCTGCGGAATTGTTACAGAAACCTAGAGATTATATAGTGAAATTTAGTTTTCCTGATCCACCCCCATTGCAACCACCAATTCTTGGTCTTCACa aTGTAACCTTTCATTATGAAGGacaaaaatcattatttatcGACGTTGATTTCGGTATCGATTTAAGTTCTAGAATAGCCATAGTTGGACCTAATGGCGTCGGTAAATCTACGTTTTTGAAGTTACTAACAGCTGATTTACAACCTGTGAAAGGGgaattaataagaaatcaCAGATTA AGGATAGGAAAATTTGACCAGCACTCTGGCGAACATCTAACGGCTGAAGAAACGCCGTCGGAATATCTAATGCGTTTATTTGACCTTCCATACGAGAAAGCTAGGAAACAATTAGGAACATTTGGACTTAGCTCTCACGCAcatacaattaaaatgaaagatttatcAGGAGGTCAAAAGGCGCGAGTAGCATTAGCTGAATTATGTTTAAATGCACCTGATGTTGTAATTTTAGATGAACCAACAAATAATTTGGACATAGAATCAATCGATGCGCTAGCTGATGCTATCAATGATTACAAGGGAGGAGTTATCATCGTCTCTCACGATGAGCGTTTAATTAGGGATACAGAATGTTGTTTATATGTAATCGAAAATCAAcagattaatgaaattgatgGAGATTTCGATGATTATAGGAAAGAACTGCTGGAAAGCTTGGGAGAAGTCATTAACAACCCAAGTATAGCCGCGAACGCGGCTGTTCtacaatga
- the LOC122565725 gene encoding zinc finger CCCH-type with G patch domain-containing protein, whose product MTDTESLREAIAQYEQQLAQVQATLSVTTQEADRENLLSLQSDIQELIALTKKSLQGVETSSEDLDDDDDDDDDIDDIDDMDDPLEKEYALFKAELEKTSNESRSKEPDKQDDGASNNIEDELRQLEGMKCRAPHGSSWGGIGYHNAMICSVYQNDSTEIKNMQDIKVRVFFLNPTHKEMLPCPYYLDGKCKFSDEDCRFSHGELVPLSSIQEYREPDFQSIKMGSRVLAKQKNQLWHRCIVLKMPEKEGDVFRIKFEANGNIVEVFLQDLLPLDDADLEMSDTSEDSDGESDSTEYPKEETVHKSLLTVESNTPLGNWEKHTRGIGSKLMAQMGYVLGTGLGKYSDGRIEPVEATVLPAGKSLDHCMELRENAGGDENLFSVERRMRKQQQKLEQQRQKQYQREKEREENNVFNFINATLGDKPKSDARNISKGKSSLKTESNRQLNVASFQIGENILRLERESAKLKESLSRHTKGSVHYNNIVMKYNEKQKELVGLRASEKSIAAEQDQRKNRAKLSIF is encoded by the exons ATGACAGATACTGAAAGTTTACGAGAAGCAATTGCACAATACGAACAACAG CTAGCTCAAGTTCAAGCGACTTTATCCGTGACCACGCAAGAAGCGGATAGGGAGAATTTATTAAGTTTACAATCGGACATACAAGAGCTTATTGCTTTAACGAAAAAAAGTCTACAAGGTGTTGAAACTTCTAGCGAAGATttagacgacgacgacgacgatgatgacGATATTGACGATATTGACGATATGGACGATCCATTGGAAAAAGAATACGCCTTATTCAAg gCAGAACTGGAGAAAACTTCCAATGAATCTCGGAGTAAAGAGCCGGATAAACAAGATGACGGAGCTTCAAATAACATAGAA GATGAGTTGAGGCAGCTTGAAGGCATGAAATGTCGAGCTCCCCATGGTAGCAGTTGGGGTGGCATTGGTTATCATAATGCTATGATATGTTCTGTTTATCAGAATGACAgcacagaaataaaaaatatgcaagaTATAAAG GTCAGGGTATTTTTTCTAAATCCAACGCATAAAGAAATGCTTCCGTGTCCTTATTATTTGGATgggaaatgtaaattttctgACGAAGATTGTAGATTTTCGCACGGAGAATTGGTCCCATTATCTAGTATACAAGAATATAG AGAACCAGATTTTCAAAGTATAAAGATGGGTAGTAGGGTATTAGCAAAGCAAAAGAATCAATTATGGCACAGGTGCATCGTATTAAAAATGccggaaaaagaaggagatgTTTTcagaattaaatttgaagCAAACGGCAATATCGTAGAAGTTTTCTTACAAGATCTTTTACCGCTTG ATGATGCTGATTTGGAAATGTCAGATACGTCTGAAGACAGCGACGGTGAAAGTGACTCAACGGAGTATCCTAAAGAAGAAACAGTTCATAAATCCCTTCTCACGGTAGAAAGCAACACGCCGTTAGGAAACTGGGAAAAACATACGCGCGGGATAGGTAGCAAATTAATGGCTCAAATGGGATATGTACTGGGCACCGGTCTTGGAAAGTATTCAGATGGCAGAATAGAACCAGTTGAAGCAACGGTACTGCCAGCTGGTAAATCTTtag ATCATTGTATGGAATTGCGAGAAAATGCCGGAGgggatgaaaatttattttccgtaGAACGTAGAATGCGAAAGCAACAACAGAAGTTGGAACAGCAAAGACAAAAACAGTATCAGAGGGAAAAGGAACGAGAAGAAAACAAtgtgtttaattttataaatgcaaCCTTGGGTGATAAGC CTAAATCGGAcgcaagaaatatttcaaaaggtAAAAGTAGCCTTAAAACAGAATCAAATCGACAACTAAACGTAGCAAGTTTCCAAattggagaaaatattttaagactGGAAAGAGAATCggcaaaattgaaagaatcaTTGTCAAGGCATACAAAAGGAAGTGttcattataataatattgtaatgaaGTATaatgagaaacaaaaagaactTGTTGGTTTAAGAGCATCCGAAAAAAGTATTGCTGCTGAACAAGATCAACGAAAGAACAGAGctaaattatcaatattttga
- the LOC122577937 gene encoding homeobox protein MSX-2 isoform X2, with amino-acid sequence MQEHKSFLIRDLLGDVLSERVHDSEDDSAVHSDSEDTIDPGSSPCTRLESPPPALSPSPAPATSGKSCGTTSGPPSGRKPRRRRTAFTHAQLAYLERKFRCQKYLSVADRSDVADALSLSETQVKTWYQNRRTKWKRQNQLRLEQLRHQATVEKELLVRGVGLHHGSIDAYCPPYNAQTQTQSHPPPPPPPPAPSTASTAAFLSTAAALFRNVTYVHGCPL; translated from the exons ATGCAGGAGCACAAGTCGTTTCTTATAAGGGATCTTCTGGGGGATGTTCTGTCCGAGCGGGTGCACG ACTCGGAGGACGATTCTGCCGTACATTCCGATTCCGAGGACACGATCGACCCAGGAAGTAGCCCTTGCACTCGACTGGAGAGCCCGCCGCCGGCTCTGTCGCCATCGCCGGCACCAGCGACTTCCGGCAAGTCTTGCGGCACGACGAGCGGTCCTCCAAGCGGCAGAAAACCCAGAAGAAGACGAACGGCATTCACCCACGCTCAACTCGCTTATCTGGAACGAAAATTTCGCTGTCAAAAGTATCTGAGCGTGGCGGATCGCAGCGACGTCGCCGACGCGTTGTCACTGTCCGAGACGCAAGTGAAAACCTGGTACCAGAACAGAAG AACGAAATGGAAGCGACAGAACCAACTGCGACTGGAACAACTTCGACATCAAGCTACGGTGGAAAAGGAGCTGCTCGTGCGAGGAGTAGGACTCCATCATGGCAGCATAGACGCTTATTGTCCACCTTACAACGCTCAGACCCAAACGCAGAGTCATCCGCCtccaccgccaccgccgccggCGCCGTCCACCGCTTCCACGGCCGCGTTTCTCTCCACGGCCGCAGCCCTCTTCCGAAATGTCACTTACGTTCACGGATGTCCCCTTTAA
- the LOC122577938 gene encoding uncharacterized protein LOC122577938, which yields MAELQEIEKKARTINARFMAYLEKHRLYELFYEMATQLMIQKPEDHLVFMKQYLQLAAKRLNVPNIILIAPANFGR from the exons aTGGCAGAATTGCAGGAAATAGAGAAGAAAGCGCGTACCATTAACGCAAGATTTATGGCTTATTTGGAGAAACATCGCTTATACGAACTGTTTTAC GAAATGGCGACTCAATTAATGATCCAAAAACCTGAAGATCATCTTGTATTTATGAAGCAATATCTTCAACTTGCTGCTAAAAGACTCAATGTTCCTAACATTATCCTTATCGCACCTGCAAACTTTGGTAGATAG
- the LOC122565734 gene encoding box C/D snoRNA protein 1, which translates to MATFSDKIENCEVCGGNKAKYTCPKCEVRTCCLQCVNIHKKELECDGIRDKTKFIPLRSFTDLDVLSDYRLLEEVGRTVEQLKRDPLKKCTRQLNLPMHLNKLKTATFKRNVNLQFMPQHFSRHKNNTTYLNWKTSELYWRIEWIFPQADCTKWVTERALESTRLSLLIEEILDPTKSIENKNDIEELNLRIRLNERLQFYQAAGLSGIKVLLKAEKVVKSDLKFYELDIRLSLKENLENKTIIEFPTIYIILNDHSYMYEIIDSDDEDTNASKYKANNHNASRRRKRTYNQTNMKEKTNSTVNYFFNSEFSGSDEEKSNDDRESKCLSNFNIPDYDELIRK; encoded by the exons ATGGCCACATTCAGTGACAA GATCGAAAATTGTGAGGTATGTGGTGGAAATAAGGCAAAATACACGTGTCCAAAATGCGAGGTTAGAACTTGTTGTCTTCAATGTGTAAACATTCATAAAAAGGAATTGGAATGTGACGGTATTCGagacaaaacaaaatttataccGTTAAGATCATTCACAGATTTGGATGTTTTAAGTG attATAGGCTTCTTGAAGAAGTTGGTAGAACAGTTGAACAACTGAAAAGAGatccattaaaaaaatgtacacgTCAACTTAATCTACCAATg CATCTGAATAAACTAAAAACAGCTACATTTAAGAGGAATGTTAATTTGCAATTCATGCCACAACATTTTAGTAGACACAAAAATAATACGACATATTTAAATTGGAAAACTAGTGAATTATATTGGAGAATAGAATGGATTTTTCCTCAAGCAGACTGCACAAAATGGGTCACAGAAAG gGCTCTAGAATCCACAAGATTATCACTGCTTATAGAAGAGATCTTAGATCCCACTAaatctatagaaaataaaaatgatatagaggaattaaatttaagaatacGTTTAAATGAGAGACTACAATTTTATCAGGCTGCAGGTTTATCTGGAATAAAAGTTCTTTTAAAGGCAGAAAAAGTTGTAAAATCAGACTTAAA GTTTTATGAATTGGATATTAGGCTTTctttaaaggaaaatttagaaaataaaactataattgaatttccaacaatatatataattctaaatgatcattcatatatgtatgaaattataGATAGTG atgACGAAGATACAAATGCTTCAAAATATAAAGCTAATAATCACAATGCATcaaggagaaggaaaagaacaTACAATCAGACAAATATGAAGGAAAAAACAAATTCGActgtaaattacttttttaattctgaatTCTCAGGATCTGATGAGGAAAAATCAAATGATGATCGAGAAAGCAAgtgtttatcaaatttcaatataccCGATTATGAtgaattaattagaaagtaA
- the LOC122565739 gene encoding vesicle-trafficking protein SEC22b-B, with product MVLLTMIARIADGLPLAATMQEDEQSERRILEYQNQAKMLFRRLEPQSPARCTIETGPYLFHYLIENEVCYLVLCEKNYSKRAVYNYLEDIAQEFHSSYGKHVNTVTRPYSFIEFNTYIQKAKKVFLDGRSRRNMNALNSQLQDVQRIMVQNIDDVLQRGTVLSELDTKTQNLTMLSQKYKKDATHLNSKSMYVKAVAGLVAFLVFLLYFFIL from the exons atggTGTTATTAACAATGATTGCGAGGATAGCAGATGGTTTGCCACTGGCAGCCACGATGCAAGAAGATGAACAG aGCGAGAgaagaattttagaatatcAGAATCAGgcaaaaatgttatttagaAGATTAGAACCACAGTCTCCAGCCAGATGTACCATAGAAACAGGTCCATATTTATTCCA ttatttaattgaaaatgaagtATGTTATTTGGTATTGTGTGAAAAAAACTACAGTAAACGGGCCGTATATAATTATCTTGAAGATATAGCGCAAGAATTTCATTCATCGTATGGTAAACATGTCAATACAGTTACTAGGCCCTACAGTTTTATTGAATTCA ATACATACATCCAAAAAGCAAAGAAAGTTTTTTTGGATGGTAGATCAAGAAGAAATATGAATGCACTCAATAGCCAACTACAGGATGTGCAAAGAATCATGGTTCAAAATATAGATGATGTCTTGCAAAGGGGTACAGTTCTTTCag AGTTAGACACTAAAACACAAAATTTGACTATGTtgtcacaaaaatataaaaaagatgcAACTCATTTAAATAGCAAGTCCATGTATGTAAAAGCTGTGGCTGGACTTGTTGCGTTTTTGGTCTTCCTGctatacttttttattctttag